The nucleotide sequence GTACCGAAATCTTTCCAGAGAATGAGGAGACAGGTTCTAATGTAGTTTTAGTAATAATTTCCCCGGAAGTTACAGTTGGAATAACAACAGGAATAAGTGTTGTGGATATAACTGCTTCTGTTGTTGAATCTTTTATAATTTCAGGAATAATTGCATAAAGTAAATCATTGATCTCCAGCTTTCTGCTTATAATACTACTTCCGGCACACGAAGTTGAAGACTTATGATCTACTTTTATTGCAGGTAAAAAATCATTATTATTTTTTAGAAAAAGTGTATCGCCGATTTCAATTCCATTAGTGCTGACGAACTTTACATAAATATTTTGTGATGATATATAACTGATTACTCCTTCAAGAAGCCTCGTATTCTTTGTCTGAGCTGACAATATATTAAACGATATGATTAATAAAATAACGAGCTGCGATTTCATTATTCAACTCTCCTCATTTGTTTCAATCCAGGAGAATTATCATTCCAGTCAAAAGTAGAATGACAATCCCAGCAATTGGTTGGATCGCCCTGGTCATGTTCATCTAAAAAGTCTTCAAGATGACAACTGAGACATTGAGGCTGATAATTTGGTTCTGAATGACATTCGCTGCAATCAACGTTATTATGATCGCTTGAAATCGGGAAGAATGAATGATTGAAACTTGCCGGTATCCATCCATTCATATTATGACATTGCAAACAATCAGTAGAGAAATTTAATAACTGATGAGGTGGATTTACAGTTCCGTTAAATTCATTTTGATGACAGCCGATACAAGTATTCGGAGTGTTGTTATAATTTCCATTGTGACAATCATTGCAGTTTGTGATACTTGAATGAGCACCGAGTAATTCAAAGAATTGATTGTGAATCGGGAATGTTGCAGGCTGCCAGTCAGGATTAGTTGTATGGCATTGTACACAATCAGTTGGTAATGATAATGCAGTGTGATTTGGATTGCTGCTTTGCTGATAATCAGTTGTGTGACAATCATAACAGATCGTTGTTGTTCCTGTAAAACCAGATTCATGACAATCAGAACAATTTACATTGATATGAGCTCCGGTCAATTGGAAGTTGGTTGTGTTGTGATCAAAAGTAACCTGATTCCATGCAATAGAATTATGACACATTTCACAATTTGTTGGAAAACCCTGCGCAGCATGTTCCGGTGCAATATTATATTCTTCCTGATGACAGCCAATGCATGTATTTGAAGTGTTGCTATAATTTCCATTATGACAATCACTGCAGTTTGGAACATTTGCATGAGCACCGAGTAATTCGAAGAATTGATTGTGAATCGGGAATGTTGCAGGCTGCCAGTCAGGATTAGTTGTATGGCATTGTTCACATTCTGTTGGCAATGAAAGTACTGTATGACTTGGATTTGCAGAATTATTATATTGATTCTGATGACAGGCAAGACACTGTGCTGGAGTTCCTGAATACCCACTCTGATGACATTGAATACAATCAAGAGTTGTATGCGCGCCAGTTAATGGAAAAATTGAATTACTATGATTAAATGCATTCCCTTTTGTTCCATCCGGATGACAGGAGAGACAAGCATTACTTTCATAAACGTAACCCTGAACACTCTGATGTTTATCATCCATATCTTGCTGATTATGCTCGTGGCAACTTGTGCAGGTGAATACTGCAAAATTATTTGCTATCTCATGACAATCAGCACACAAATTCCATTCGCCGGCATGTTCACCGGTATAAATTGGGAAGTATTGTCCATCGTGATCAAATGTTGATGGAGCCCAGGCGGCAGTAGTATGACAGTCCACACAAGTAGTCGGAAAACCTGCGGCGATATGATTTGGATTTGTAGAATTATTATAATCTGCAGTGTGACAGAGAAAACAATCAATCGGTGTGTTTGTAAATCCCTGTTGATGACAACTGCTGCAATCTGTAGTGATATGTGCCCCGGTTAACGGAAACTGAGTTATGTTGTGATTAAAGTTTATGATTTCATCCCAGCCATTTGTGGTATGACAATCAGTGCATGTCGTTGAATAATTTTTTAATACATGATTCGGATCCTGTGTTGCATTGTAATCTTCCTGATGACAAGAAAAACAATTGGTAGGTGTGCCCGAGTAACCCGAAGTGTGACAGTTCTGGCATTGAACAGTTATATGCTGCCCGGTTAATGGAAACGCAGTTAATGCATGATCAAATGAAGATGGTGACCATCCATTAATAGTGTGGCAGAGCTGGCAGTCAGTAGGGAAGTTTGCAGCAATATGATTTGGATCATTTGCAGGATTATTATAATCATCATCATGACAAGCGAAACATTCAGGTGAAAGACCTGCAAAGTTTCCGCCGGTTTCATGACAGGCAAAACAATTTGAGATTGTATGACCACCAACAAGTGGAAAAAAGTCGTGAGCTATATTTACCGATGACCATGAAGAAGCTGTGAGATCATGACAATCTTCACACTGAGTTGAAAATTCCGCTGCCACATGGTTCGGGTTTTGGGTAGATTTATAATCATCATCATGACAAGCAAAACAATCCGTATTCAGCGGTTCAAAATACAGATCAATAAAACGAGTATGACACTGCTGGCAGTCTGCGGTTAAATGATTTCCGAGCAGAGGAAATCTTCCTTTCTGATGAAGCCCATTTATATCCTCAACCATCCAGGTTTTTGATGAATGACATTTCGAACAATCTTTTCCAACAGTTCCCTGGTGTAAATCTGTATGACACGAAATGCAATCAGAATTTATTTTTGAAAATTCAAGATTTGTATGGCAGCTTCTGCAGTCTGTGGCTTTATGCTGACCAACCAGCTCAAAAGTTGTTGTACTATGATCAAATTTGACATTCTTCACATCAATTTTCCAGCTTGAAGATTGATGGCAAAGTTCGCAATCGTAATTAAACTTTTCGCCATGAGGTGACTGCGCAAGCGAAGAAACAGTCAGAAATAAAATCAATATTATTTTTTGTGACAAGCAGCGCATTTAAAATCATCTAATTTGAATTTGATAAAAGTATTCCCATTTAATTCTACTTTTGGATGACATCCGGCACATTCCACTTTGTGATGAGCACCTTCCAAACTAAAATTTGTTTTGTTATGATCAAATTTTTCGGGCGTCCAGTTTTCAAAAGTATGGCATCTGCTGCAATCAGAAATTCCTTCAACTTTAAATTGATCAAAGTGAATATCTTTATGGCAAGTCTCACATTCTTTATTTAACGAAGTAAAAATAATTGATGAAATTTCTTCCTCAATTTTTCGATGGCACGAGCCACAGGAAATATAGCTGTGTTTTCCTTGCAAAACGAAAGAGGTTCTGTTGTGATCAAATGATATAGTATTCCAGCTTACAGTTTGGTGACAAAAACTGCAATTATTTTCAGGAAGATATTCGACTTTTAACTCATTTTTATGAATGTTTTCATGACAGCTAACACACGTAATTCCTATACCTTTAAAGTGCCAGATATTTTGCTGATAGTGGCAGCTTTCACAAGGCGTAGCTAAATGACCACCTGTAAGTTGAAATTGTGATTTGTTATGCTTCTCCAATGTATATAATGAGGGTTTGAATCCATTTTCAGAATGGCAGTCAGCACAATTCTCTGTGACATTGTTAACGATGAATTGTCCTTTGTGATAATCTGTGTGGCAGTCAGTACAGAGAGCAAATTGCATTTTATAACCGGATGGTGCTTTGTGACAGTTGTTGCAATTAACAGATTTATGTTTTCCTGCCAATGGAAATTTTGTTTTACTGTGGTCAAATGAGCCAGTAAGCAATTGCCTGAAACTTGATGTTTGATGACAACCTGAACAATTCTGTCCAAAGCTTCCGTTATGAACATCTTTATGACATGAGTTACAATTTTGAAAAGGAATTCCTTTAAATGTCTGAAATTCTTTTCCGTTTTTATTTTGAATTTTATGACAGCCACTGCACTCTACTTTCTGATGCGCACCGGTTAATTTAAACGCAGCCGAAGAGTGATCAAATTTTATTGCAGGTTTAAATGATTCTGAGTTATGACAACTGCTGCAATTTTCACCAAGGGTTTTTTGATGATAATCTTCGTGACAGGCAGAACAATCCGTACTCAAACCAAGATAAGTATTTTTTCTTTTTTTCAGATTTGAATCCGAAATGAAATCTGACTTGTGACATTCATTGCAATCAATATTGTCGTGTTTTCCTGTTAAGCTGAATCCTGTCTTCTCGTGATTAAATGATTCCGACTTGAAGTTTACTATTCTAAAATTTCTTCCGTGATGTTCGCTGTGGCAGTTTGAACAATTTTTACCTTTTACCCCGGAACTGGAATGGTAACCAGAACCTGAACTAATCCTCGTGTTTATTTCAGTATGACAATCAAGGCATTTTGAATTGTTAACCTGTTCACCAAGTTCATGACATTTTGTGCAATTACTTATTCCTTCAAGGTTAGCATGAAAACTTGTTAGATCGCCGGGAGAGATCTGTGCGAACAGAGGAAAATAAAATCCGAGAATTAAGAAGTATGTAGAAAATCTGATAATATTTCTTCCTGAAATCTATGAGTGCTTCAAAACTGCTTCACCGAATTTCTTGGTAATTCTTATACCAATTTCCTCTAAAAATTTTGTTGGCAGTATTCCACCAGCGAAAATATAAACCAGATCATTTTCTAAAACGAGAGGATTATTTTCATTTGATACTTTCAGCATCACGCTGTTATCAAAGATTTCAATAACTTCAGAATTAAGTATGACTTTTACTTTCCCGTTTTTTGAATAATTATTAATGCGTTCCAGATTTTTAGGTTTTAATCTTGAGAATGATTCATTCCTGTAGGAAAGGGTAACTTTATTGTTTTCATCTGCAAGCAGTAAAGCATTTTCTATTGCAGAATCACCACCGCCAACCACTAAAACTTTTTGATTGTGTATCAACTCTGGCTCTAATAATCTGTAATATACTTTTTCTTTTTGTTCGCCTGGTACGTCGAGTTTTCTTGGCGAACCTCTTCTTCCGATTGCAAGCAAAACAGATTTTGTGGTGTAATGATTTTTTGTTGTTTGAACTATTATCAAGTCACCTTGCTTCTCAATTTTTTCTACTTTCTCGAGTTCATTAATTATGATATTATTTTTTGATAGGACTTCATTCCATAATTCTAATAACTCTGATTTGGAAGTTTCAGTCAGTTTAACCTTTCCATGTAGAGGAAGTTCCATTGGTGAAGTCATAACAATTTTTGCTCTTGGAAAATTTGAAACCGTCCCTCCGAGTGTATCCTGCTCAAGTGTTACAAATTTTAGTTTTTGTTTGGTTGCTTCAAGCGAAGCGGAAATTCCAGCAGGTCCTGCACCTACAATTACAACATCATATTTTGTATTGACTTTACTTTTCAATTTTGAAGCGAGATAATTCATCGCTTGTTTTCCCTGTTCGACGGCGTTTTTTATTAATCCCATTCCCCCGAGTTCGCCAGCGATAAAAATTCCTGGTATCGTAGTTTCAAATTCTTCACTTATGTGAGGAAGTTCAACACCTCTTTTTT is from Ignavibacteriota bacterium and encodes:
- a CDS encoding cytochrome C; the protein is MFAQISPGDLTSFHANLEGISNCTKCHELGEQVNNSKCLDCHTEINTRISSGSGYHSSSGVKGKNCSNCHSEHHGRNFRIVNFKSESFNHEKTGFSLTGKHDNIDCNECHKSDFISDSNLKKRKNTYLGLSTDCSACHEDYHQKTLGENCSSCHNSESFKPAIKFDHSSAAFKLTGAHQKVECSGCHKIQNKNGKEFQTFKGIPFQNCNSCHKDVHNGSFGQNCSGCHQTSSFRQLLTGSFDHSKTKFPLAGKHKSVNCNNCHKAPSGYKMQFALCTDCHTDYHKGQFIVNNVTENCADCHSENGFKPSLYTLEKHNKSQFQLTGGHLATPCESCHYQQNIWHFKGIGITCVSCHENIHKNELKVEYLPENNCSFCHQTVSWNTISFDHNRTSFVLQGKHSYISCGSCHRKIEEEISSIIFTSLNKECETCHKDIHFDQFKVEGISDCSRCHTFENWTPEKFDHNKTNFSLEGAHHKVECAGCHPKVELNGNTFIKFKLDDFKCAACHKK
- a CDS encoding NAD(P)-binding domain-containing protein: MEVLIENIAAYLIVIAFIALLFYYYINQHKKKTQSTKKKIAKAKELGFHEPVSLHPVVDHDICIGSGACVAACPEKDILGLINGKSTTINASRCVGHGACFHACPVQAISLCIGTEKRGVELPHISEEFETTIPGIFIAGELGGMGLIKNAVEQGKQAMNYLASKLKSKVNTKYDVVIVGAGPAGISASLEATKQKLKFVTLEQDTLGGTVSNFPRAKIVMTSPMELPLHGKVKLTETSKSELLELWNEVLSKNNIIINELEKVEKIEKQGDLIIVQTTKNHYTTKSVLLAIGRRGSPRKLDVPGEQKEKVYYRLLEPELIHNQKVLVVGGGDSAIENALLLADENNKVTLSYRNESFSRLKPKNLERINNYSKNGKVKVILNSEVIEIFDNSVMLKVSNENNPLVLENDLVYIFAGGILPTKFLEEIGIRITKKFGEAVLKHS